A single genomic interval of Flavihumibacter rivuli harbors:
- the lipA gene encoding lipoyl synthase, producing MQELPVVPALNESESKIKKPSWLRVKLPTGENYKHVRQLVDNHKLHTICESGNCPNMGECWGAGTATFMILGNTCTRSCGFCAVATGRPDPVDWDEPQRVAEAIYLMKVKHAVITSVDRDELKDGGSTIWYNTIKAVKNLNPDTTLETLIPDFKGNKDQVQRIIDAAPEVVSHNIETVERLTRKVRIQAKYWRSMEVLRTLKEGGMRVKSGIMLGLGETKEEVIQTLRDLRDNGVDVVTIGQYLQPTKKHLPVDRFVHPDEFAEYREIGYDLGIDYVESGPLVRSSYHSEKHVIPGYGKEKWLQEKALAASAG from the coding sequence ATGCAGGAACTACCCGTTGTACCCGCTTTGAACGAAAGCGAATCTAAGATCAAAAAACCCTCCTGGCTGCGTGTAAAGCTGCCCACAGGGGAGAACTATAAACATGTCCGCCAGCTGGTGGACAACCATAAGCTCCACACCATCTGCGAAAGCGGCAATTGTCCCAATATGGGCGAATGCTGGGGAGCGGGCACCGCCACCTTCATGATCCTGGGCAATACCTGTACCCGGAGTTGCGGTTTCTGTGCCGTGGCTACCGGAAGGCCTGATCCGGTGGATTGGGATGAGCCGCAAAGGGTAGCGGAAGCCATTTACCTGATGAAGGTGAAGCACGCGGTGATCACCTCTGTTGACCGTGATGAATTAAAGGATGGGGGCTCCACCATTTGGTACAATACCATCAAGGCAGTCAAGAACCTCAACCCGGATACAACCCTCGAGACCCTGATCCCCGATTTCAAGGGCAACAAGGACCAGGTGCAGCGCATCATTGATGCCGCTCCTGAGGTGGTATCCCACAATATTGAAACAGTGGAAAGGCTGACCCGCAAAGTTCGTATCCAGGCCAAGTACTGGAGGAGCATGGAAGTGCTGAGGACCCTCAAGGAAGGCGGCATGCGCGTGAAGAGCGGCATCATGCTGGGTTTGGGCGAGACCAAGGAAGAAGTTATCCAAACCCTTCGCGACCTCCGGGATAATGGCGTGGATGTTGTGACCATTGGCCAGTACCTCCAACCCACCAAAAAGCACCTGCCGGTTGACCGTTTCGTCCATCCGGATGAATTTGCCGAGTACCGCGAGATCGGTTATGACCTCGGTATTGATTATGTAGAAAGCGGTCCGCTGGTACGTTCCTCCTACCATAGTGAAAAGCATGTGATCCCCGGTTATGGTAAGGAAAAATGGCTGCAGGAAAAAGCGTTAGCAGCATCAGCAGGTTAA
- a CDS encoding OsmC family protein — protein MTASVVYEGQLRCSATHNQSGTVIETDAPTDNRGKGERFSPTDLLCVAMGTCAITTMGIKAQDMEIDLSGASIDIQKHMLADPRRVGKIDVIIRFPKTLNLSEKDRTILERVGNNCPVAKSLSPEVNLNLVYEW, from the coding sequence ATGACAGCATCTGTAGTTTATGAAGGGCAGCTTCGTTGTTCTGCCACCCATAACCAGAGCGGCACCGTGATCGAAACGGATGCACCTACTGATAACCGTGGAAAAGGAGAAAGGTTCTCTCCTACTGACCTTCTTTGTGTAGCAATGGGAACCTGCGCCATTACTACAATGGGCATTAAGGCACAGGATATGGAAATTGACCTTTCCGGGGCAAGTATCGATATCCAGAAACACATGTTGGCGGACCCCAGAAGGGTGGGAAAAATTGATGTGATCATCCGTTTTCCGAAAACGTTAAACCTAAGTGAAAAAGACAGGACCATCCTGGAAAGGGTGGGTAACAACTGTCCGGTCGCTAAAAGCCTTTCACCTGAGGTGAACCTTAACCTGGTTTACGAATGGTAA
- a CDS encoding geranylgeranylglycerol-phosphate geranylgeranyltransferase: MKVIAAFFRLIRWPNIFFIILTQVLFYYCILVPSFLGPVAEGLDTINPKLSPELFGWLVLSSVCIAAAGYIINDYFDLNIDQVNKPDAIVVQRYIRRRWAIVWHLVLSLTGVVLAFYISWRLGNPVIGLANFACVLLLWFYSTTLKKQLLIGNVVISLLTAWVILVIYFAEFSVFRLTLPGYTSIINSLFKFTMIYSGFAFIISLIREVVKDLEDREGDARYGCRTMPIVWGLPVTKMFVFVWMIVLTTALVIVQFYGILKGWWLGALYSILAVVLPMGAAFIQLKNAHTPTSFHRLSTTIKWVMLAGILSMVFFKIYL; the protein is encoded by the coding sequence TTGAAAGTCATTGCAGCTTTTTTCCGGTTGATCCGGTGGCCCAATATTTTCTTCATTATCCTGACGCAGGTGCTGTTCTATTATTGCATCCTGGTACCGAGTTTCCTTGGGCCGGTTGCAGAAGGACTGGATACCATTAACCCCAAACTCAGCCCTGAACTATTTGGCTGGCTGGTATTATCATCTGTATGCATAGCCGCTGCGGGCTATATCATCAACGATTATTTTGACCTGAATATTGACCAGGTGAATAAGCCTGATGCCATTGTAGTGCAAAGGTATATCCGCCGCCGCTGGGCCATTGTCTGGCACCTGGTATTGTCCCTAACCGGGGTGGTATTGGCCTTCTATATCTCCTGGCGATTGGGCAACCCGGTGATCGGGCTGGCCAATTTCGCATGTGTATTACTGTTATGGTTCTATTCCACTACGCTGAAAAAACAGTTGCTGATCGGCAATGTGGTCATTTCCCTGCTTACAGCCTGGGTCATCCTGGTCATCTATTTTGCTGAATTCAGTGTGTTCCGGCTGACTCTTCCCGGCTATACCTCCATCATCAATTCCCTGTTCAAGTTCACCATGATCTACAGCGGCTTTGCTTTCATCATCTCCCTGATCAGGGAAGTGGTGAAGGACCTGGAGGACAGGGAAGGGGATGCCCGCTATGGATGCCGGACCATGCCCATTGTATGGGGACTGCCTGTTACCAAGATGTTTGTGTTTGTTTGGATGATCGTATTGACCACCGCCCTGGTCATCGTACAATTTTATGGCATCCTGAAAGGCTGGTGGCTGGGAGCCCTCTATAGCATACTGGCTGTGGTCCTTCCAATGGGTGCGGCTTTTATCCAGCTGAAGAATGCCCATACCCCCACTTCCTTCCACCGGCTGAGCACCACCATCAAGTGGGTGATGCTGGCAGGAATATTATCCATGGTCTTTTTTAAAATCTATCTCTGA
- the iscX gene encoding Fe-S cluster assembly protein IscX, which translates to MAQFEPPIHWNDYEDIALKLYEKFGDDFNEGKIYRIRFTDLLEWVLELPGFVGKREECNEGHLEMIQSSWVYEWRDNQK; encoded by the coding sequence ATGGCACAATTTGAACCACCCATTCATTGGAATGATTATGAAGATATCGCCTTGAAACTCTATGAAAAGTTCGGCGACGACTTCAACGAAGGCAAGATCTACCGGATCAGGTTCACCGACCTGCTGGAGTGGGTGCTGGAGCTCCCCGGATTTGTTGGGAAGCGGGAGGAATGTAATGAAGGACACCTGGAAATGATCCAGAGTTCCTGGGTATATGAATGGCGCGATAACCAAAAATAA
- a CDS encoding 2Fe-2S iron-sulfur cluster-binding protein, which yields MYSITFKFEQKGLEPVTLEQVAPDQSLLEVALTNDIELHHNCGGVCACSTCHLYVEQGEDLVEEISDKEEDFIDRAVNPRLNSRLGCQCVLLPGKQGNITVTIPDQTQFLGE from the coding sequence ATGTATTCGATCACCTTTAAATTTGAACAGAAAGGACTGGAGCCGGTTACACTTGAGCAGGTAGCGCCTGACCAAAGCCTGCTGGAAGTAGCCCTGACCAACGATATAGAATTGCACCATAACTGCGGCGGCGTATGCGCCTGCAGTACCTGTCACCTTTATGTTGAACAGGGAGAGGACCTGGTAGAAGAGATCAGCGATAAGGAGGAAGATTTTATTGATCGTGCGGTTAACCCCCGCCTGAATTCCCGTCTTGGCTGCCAGTGCGTACTGCTTCCGGGAAAGCAGGGAAATATTACCGTAACGATCCCTGACCAAACCCAGTTCCTTGGTGAATAA
- a CDS encoding Maf family protein, translating to MERIVLASQSPRRKQLLEWAEVPFDIIVQPTDESFPPYMAIEEVPVHIARQKAMLVQEMFSQERLVLAADTIVVLDNQVIGKPTDREDAINILSRLSGRTHRVITGVVMRKNGIEKAFADITEVSFHSLTHDQLVYYVDHYQPYDKAGAYAIQEWIGVVGIQSIRGDFYNVMGLPVSKVVMALQDWP from the coding sequence ATGGAAAGAATAGTACTGGCTTCCCAGTCGCCAAGGCGAAAGCAATTGCTGGAGTGGGCAGAGGTCCCCTTCGATATTATTGTCCAGCCAACCGATGAAAGCTTTCCGCCGTATATGGCCATAGAAGAAGTACCGGTACATATCGCCCGCCAAAAAGCGATGTTGGTACAGGAAATGTTCAGCCAGGAAAGACTTGTACTGGCGGCAGACACCATTGTGGTACTGGACAACCAGGTGATCGGCAAACCCACAGACAGGGAAGACGCTATCAATATCCTCAGCAGGCTTTCCGGCAGGACCCACCGGGTAATAACGGGAGTGGTTATGCGAAAAAATGGGATAGAGAAGGCATTTGCCGATATTACGGAGGTAAGCTTCCATTCGCTCACCCATGACCAACTGGTTTATTATGTTGACCACTACCAGCCCTATGACAAGGCAGGCGCCTATGCCATCCAGGAGTGGATAGGCGTAGTAGGTATACAGTCCATCAGGGGCGACTTCTACAATGTGATGGGCCTTCCGGTCAGCAAGGTGGTGATGGCCTTGCAGGACTGGCCTTAA
- a CDS encoding DUF2851 family protein, whose product MQEKLLQFIWQGKYFESRNLITEQGEPVTILDPGSLNDHQGPDFRDARLVINGTLWAGNIELHIRTSQWHQHHHTHDPRYRNVILHVVWENDDPVLSLAIPTLVLQPHVSVMLLDRYAMLMKEPDEVSCSKQLEEVPGQVWQEWLQDLVTERLNRKSSELLGILPQTRNNWEELTWWWLARHFGGPVNAAFFEQVARSIPFLLISKYRNQLIRLEALLLGQANLLEASHADPYVQLLQREYQFLQAKHQLKPVHGQAQFLRMRPAGFPTIRLAQLAAFLQTRQNIHSRLIASTQLKELEAMLDITANDFWHYHYRLEEPTPYQPKHIGRDMIHHLIINGIAPLVYAYGKHQQLPAIRQQALNWLARLPAEENQVCREWKRWGIVPASAAESQSLLELRKLYCHNRRCLECRIGNYLLNR is encoded by the coding sequence ATGCAGGAAAAATTATTGCAATTCATCTGGCAGGGAAAGTATTTCGAGAGCAGGAACCTAATTACGGAACAGGGGGAGCCCGTCACCATTTTGGACCCGGGCAGTTTGAACGACCACCAGGGCCCCGATTTCCGTGATGCCAGGTTGGTCATCAACGGTACCCTTTGGGCAGGTAATATAGAACTTCATATCAGGACATCACAATGGCACCAGCATCACCATACCCATGATCCAAGGTACAGGAACGTGATACTGCATGTGGTATGGGAGAATGACGACCCGGTACTGAGCCTCGCCATTCCCACATTGGTGTTGCAACCCCATGTATCCGTCATGTTGCTGGACAGGTATGCCATGCTGATGAAAGAACCGGATGAGGTGTCCTGTAGTAAGCAACTGGAGGAAGTACCCGGACAGGTATGGCAGGAATGGCTGCAGGACCTGGTAACGGAAAGGCTTAACCGAAAATCCTCCGAACTGCTGGGCATATTGCCGCAAACCCGTAACAACTGGGAGGAACTTACCTGGTGGTGGCTGGCCAGGCATTTTGGCGGCCCGGTCAATGCTGCGTTTTTTGAGCAGGTAGCAAGGTCTATTCCCTTTTTATTGATCAGCAAATACCGTAACCAGTTGATCCGGCTGGAGGCCTTATTATTAGGCCAGGCCAACCTGCTGGAAGCCTCCCATGCCGATCCCTATGTGCAATTACTCCAAAGGGAATACCAGTTCCTGCAGGCCAAGCACCAGTTGAAGCCGGTTCATGGCCAGGCTCAATTCCTGCGTATGCGGCCGGCAGGATTCCCTACCATCAGGCTTGCCCAACTGGCAGCCTTCCTGCAAACCCGGCAAAATATCCATAGCAGGTTAATCGCAAGCACACAACTAAAGGAACTGGAAGCAATGCTCGACATTACCGCCAATGATTTCTGGCATTATCATTACAGGCTGGAAGAACCCACACCTTACCAACCCAAACATATTGGCAGGGACATGATACATCATTTGATCATTAACGGTATAGCTCCCCTGGTCTATGCCTATGGAAAGCACCAGCAGCTCCCTGCCATCCGGCAACAGGCACTGAATTGGCTGGCTCGCTTGCCTGCTGAAGAAAACCAGGTGTGCAGGGAATGGAAAAGGTGGGGGATCGTACCGGCCTCGGCAGCCGAAAGCCAGTCATTATTAGAGCTCAGGAAATTATATTGTCATAACAGGAGATGCCTGGAATGCAGGATAGGCAATTACCTGCTGAACAGGTAA
- a CDS encoding ROK family protein, giving the protein MTTIPLEYAIGVDIGGTNTKCGIVNRRGEVLQYEQLSTPEYETAEEFVNALCVRLNLMVEKVGGHDLIKGIGIGAPNGNYYTGTIEYAPNLRWEGVVPLAEMVSKKMNMPTALTNDANAAAVGEMQYGAAKGMRDFITITLGTGVGSGIVANGQLIYGHDGFAGELGHTIIRPGGRPHWSTDLNGSLEAYASATGVVLSAKEMLADHPDKPSMMRKYPEDELTSKHVFDCAMQGDEIALEVYRFTGQILGEALANFVMFSSPEAIILFGGLIKAGKLIFEPTIEHMERNLLPIFRNKVKVIKSDLHEADAAILGASALVWEMKQSHASL; this is encoded by the coding sequence ATGACGACTATACCTTTAGAATACGCAATTGGAGTAGATATTGGCGGTACCAATACCAAGTGTGGCATTGTTAACCGCCGTGGTGAGGTGTTGCAGTATGAGCAGTTGTCAACACCTGAATACGAGACTGCTGAGGAATTTGTAAATGCCCTTTGTGTCCGGTTGAACCTGATGGTGGAAAAAGTAGGTGGACACGACCTGATCAAGGGTATTGGCATAGGTGCCCCTAACGGTAATTATTACACGGGGACCATAGAATACGCCCCTAACCTGCGTTGGGAAGGTGTTGTGCCCCTGGCAGAAATGGTTTCGAAGAAAATGAATATGCCCACTGCGCTTACCAATGATGCCAATGCGGCTGCTGTTGGTGAGATGCAATATGGTGCTGCCAAGGGCATGCGTGATTTCATTACGATCACCCTGGGTACCGGTGTAGGCAGTGGCATTGTAGCCAATGGCCAGCTCATCTATGGCCATGATGGTTTTGCCGGTGAATTGGGCCACACCATTATCCGTCCCGGCGGCAGGCCACACTGGTCTACCGACCTCAACGGTTCATTGGAAGCTTATGCTTCTGCAACGGGTGTAGTGTTGAGCGCCAAGGAAATGCTGGCTGATCATCCTGATAAACCCAGCATGATGCGCAAATACCCTGAAGATGAATTGACCAGTAAGCATGTCTTCGATTGTGCCATGCAAGGTGATGAGATCGCCCTGGAGGTTTACCGCTTTACCGGCCAGATACTGGGTGAGGCCCTGGCTAATTTCGTGATGTTCTCCTCCCCTGAAGCCATCATCCTTTTCGGGGGATTGATCAAGGCAGGAAAACTGATCTTCGAACCTACGATCGAGCACATGGAAAGAAACCTGTTACCGATTTTCAGGAATAAGGTAAAAGTGATCAAGAGCGACCTGCATGAGGCCGATGCTGCCATCCTCGGGGCCAGTGCCCTGGTTTGGGAAATGAAGCAAAGCCATGCCAGTCTTTAA
- a CDS encoding SRPBCC family protein: protein MKWLKKVLLVVLVIIGLFLLIGAFLPGKASITRSVEIAAPAASVYAVLNNLKTYDHWMPWNQIDTNWKVEYAGVTEGKGAWYKWESDNPDVGKGKLTITESVPYQKVMTSLEFEGFDEPSPAGWEITASGNTTKVTWTMDAAMGHNPLNRWVGLFFDKLLGPQFESGLSMLKQKIESGELKPREPRMTVELKDIPAMQVLTLMDTAMTMSDIGPKLQKAYGELGETMKSNQLNMAGAPMSWYYSEKEPFILEPAIPVSGQPASLGGRTRFRKVPAGKAVVVHFYGPYEQSGLAYAKIAEWLKANKLTPAGAPYDVYVDDPTTKKDMYEVLTDIVQPVKQ from the coding sequence ATGAAATGGCTCAAAAAGGTCCTCCTGGTTGTACTCGTGATCATTGGATTATTCCTACTGATCGGCGCCTTCCTTCCGGGAAAAGCTTCAATCACCCGTTCTGTCGAGATCGCAGCTCCAGCCGCTTCGGTATATGCTGTACTGAACAACTTGAAAACCTACGATCATTGGATGCCCTGGAACCAGATCGATACCAACTGGAAGGTAGAGTATGCCGGGGTAACGGAAGGCAAAGGGGCCTGGTACAAATGGGAAAGTGATAACCCGGATGTGGGAAAGGGTAAGTTGACTATTACTGAGTCTGTTCCTTACCAGAAAGTGATGACCAGCCTTGAATTTGAGGGATTCGATGAACCTTCCCCGGCTGGTTGGGAAATCACAGCATCGGGCAATACCACAAAAGTTACCTGGACCATGGATGCTGCAATGGGCCATAATCCCCTCAACCGCTGGGTGGGGTTATTCTTCGATAAATTGTTAGGCCCACAGTTTGAATCCGGCCTAAGCATGTTGAAACAGAAGATCGAATCAGGAGAACTGAAGCCCAGGGAACCCAGGATGACGGTGGAACTGAAGGATATACCGGCCATGCAGGTCCTTACCCTTATGGATACTGCCATGACCATGAGCGATATAGGCCCCAAATTGCAGAAGGCCTATGGGGAGCTGGGTGAGACCATGAAGTCCAATCAACTCAATATGGCCGGTGCCCCTATGTCATGGTACTATTCCGAAAAAGAACCTTTTATCCTGGAGCCCGCCATCCCTGTCTCCGGCCAACCGGCTTCGCTCGGAGGACGGACCAGGTTTCGTAAGGTTCCGGCCGGCAAGGCTGTAGTAGTACATTTTTATGGGCCTTATGAGCAGTCGGGACTTGCCTATGCGAAGATCGCGGAATGGCTGAAGGCCAATAAGCTCACTCCTGCAGGTGCCCCATATGATGTGTATGTGGATGACCCCACTACCAAAAAAGATATGTATGAGGTGCTCACTGATATTGTTCAGCCGGTTAAGCAATGA
- a CDS encoding KdsC family phosphatase, with protein sequence MSLINSFKQITTFVLDVDGVLTDGTIWIYDDGQMVRRMNIKDGYALQLAIKKGYRILVISGGTSEAVRLRLNKLGITDVFLKVEDKIAVLEAYREKHSLHWMEMLYMGDDIPDYGVMKMAGLACAPADAAPEIKHIAHYISPYKGGEGCVREVIEKVMKLRGDWSIDLTVSSK encoded by the coding sequence ATGTCTTTAATCAATAGCTTCAAGCAGATCACCACTTTTGTGCTGGATGTTGACGGTGTGCTGACCGACGGCACCATCTGGATCTACGATGATGGCCAGATGGTCCGCAGGATGAACATCAAGGATGGTTATGCCCTGCAACTGGCCATCAAGAAAGGCTACAGGATCCTGGTGATCTCTGGCGGAACCTCCGAAGCGGTACGCCTGAGATTGAACAAACTGGGCATTACCGATGTGTTCCTGAAGGTGGAAGACAAGATCGCGGTGCTGGAAGCCTATCGGGAAAAGCATTCCCTGCATTGGATGGAGATGCTGTACATGGGCGATGACATACCTGACTATGGTGTCATGAAGATGGCAGGCCTGGCCTGTGCCCCGGCTGACGCCGCACCCGAGATCAAACACATCGCCCATTACATCAGCCCCTACAAAGGCGGTGAGGGCTGTGTGCGGGAGGTCATTGAAAAAGTGATGAAACTCCGTGGCGACTGGAGCATTGACCTTACCGTTTCCAGCAAGTAA
- a CDS encoding MFS transporter, whose product MSQTKQPTNTGALATLVIVFFFWGFIAASNSILIPFCKTHFHLNQFQSQLIGSAFYGAYFIGSLILFILSNTKGTDLLNKIGYKKGIIYGLWISVVGALLIIPSANANSFPAILISLFIVALGFSLQQTAAQPFAIVLGDPSTGSHRLNLGGGVNSLGTTLGPIIVSFFLFGSASANPEEATITNINSLYLIVAAVFAAVALFFTFSKLPDGKNDEKFEKANKAARSLLLMTAIIAGVIVVGQLTNVDKLPLLVATILTVVGILFYSNNAAKKESEGWGAMRYQQLILGMLGIFVYVGVEVTIDNNFGALLKVPGYFNEAGLNESEISHFVSLYWGSLMIGRWTGAIGVFNLSKTGKTIATVIVPFVAFAVVLLANYVKGNNISDLYAYAGVVAIMVLAFFYGQEKPVKTLLTVSVLATIAMLVGVFTNGLVSVYALMAGGLCCSVMWPCIFSLGVAGLGKYTSQGSAFLIMMILGGAVIPPLQGTFGDNPSIGMHNSYLIAAACFAFLALLAIRMRGVLKAQGLDFDNQIGGGH is encoded by the coding sequence ATGTCGCAAACGAAACAACCAACCAACACAGGTGCATTGGCCACACTGGTGATCGTGTTTTTCTTCTGGGGATTCATTGCTGCTTCTAACAGTATCCTGATCCCTTTTTGTAAAACGCATTTTCACCTGAACCAGTTTCAAAGCCAGTTGATCGGGTCCGCATTTTATGGCGCCTATTTTATCGGCTCACTTATTTTATTCATCCTCTCCAATACCAAGGGGACCGATCTTCTGAATAAGATCGGTTATAAGAAAGGTATCATTTATGGTCTCTGGATCTCTGTTGTAGGTGCCCTATTGATCATTCCTTCAGCGAATGCCAATTCATTTCCTGCGATCCTGATCTCTTTGTTCATCGTTGCACTGGGATTCTCCCTGCAGCAAACAGCGGCCCAGCCTTTTGCCATTGTGTTGGGTGATCCTTCTACGGGATCCCATCGCCTTAACCTGGGTGGTGGGGTGAACTCCCTGGGTACTACCCTGGGACCTATCATTGTTAGCTTCTTCCTCTTTGGTTCTGCGAGTGCAAATCCGGAGGAAGCCACCATTACCAATATCAACTCCCTTTACCTGATTGTGGCTGCCGTATTCGCAGCGGTTGCGCTTTTCTTTACCTTCAGCAAACTGCCTGATGGAAAGAACGATGAGAAGTTTGAAAAAGCCAATAAGGCGGCCCGCTCCCTCTTGCTGATGACGGCTATCATTGCAGGTGTGATCGTTGTGGGGCAGCTTACCAATGTTGACAAGCTTCCTTTACTGGTGGCAACCATATTGACCGTTGTTGGTATCCTGTTCTATTCCAACAATGCCGCTAAAAAAGAAAGTGAAGGTTGGGGCGCCATGCGTTACCAGCAATTGATCCTGGGTATGTTGGGTATCTTTGTATATGTAGGGGTGGAAGTGACGATCGACAACAATTTTGGAGCCCTGCTGAAAGTACCGGGATATTTCAATGAGGCCGGTTTGAATGAAAGTGAGATCTCCCATTTTGTTTCCCTGTATTGGGGTAGTCTGATGATCGGCCGCTGGACCGGAGCGATCGGGGTGTTCAACCTCTCCAAGACAGGTAAGACCATTGCTACCGTCATAGTGCCTTTTGTAGCCTTCGCGGTGGTATTGTTGGCCAACTATGTGAAGGGTAACAATATCAGTGATCTTTATGCCTATGCAGGCGTGGTGGCCATCATGGTACTGGCCTTTTTCTATGGACAGGAAAAGCCGGTGAAGACATTGTTGACTGTTTCAGTTCTGGCAACCATTGCCATGTTGGTGGGTGTATTTACCAATGGCCTCGTTTCCGTTTATGCCCTGATGGCTGGTGGTCTGTGCTGTTCCGTAATGTGGCCCTGTATCTTCTCCCTCGGTGTTGCTGGTTTGGGCAAATACACCAGCCAGGGTTCAGCTTTCCTGATCATGATGATCCTGGGTGGTGCCGTTATTCCGCCTTTGCAGGGAACCTTTGGTGACAACCCAAGTATTGGAATGCACAATTCCTACCTGATCGCTGCTGCCTGCTTCGCATTCCTGGCTTTACTCGCCATCAGGATGCGCGGTGTGCTGAAAGCACAGGGACTTGATTTCGATAATCAAATCGGTGGAGGACATTAA